The Glycine soja cultivar W05 chromosome 6, ASM419377v2, whole genome shotgun sequence genome has a window encoding:
- the LOC114417383 gene encoding uncharacterized protein LOC114417383 has product MDDFTEDEDQQFFDHINQQSDDQSDDQTDDEGIGRPTTPSSPPLQYQQPRCLVDLNFDHLPHYIDRHHFVHQQHNVQPPVGVLKVGMTFDDKTQCIRAIKEYNIRNHFDCRTIYSDQRRLNFVCKLHENGCTWSLGACNSKRHNKWIIKSIRGHHTCLVPMLRQDHRQLDKHVITQIIQPIVKTNPTVSIKTLIAEIKTFMNYTPSYKKTWLAKQKALEMIHGNWEESYAKLPKLFGALQSCVPGTVVAAQTESLYEGGEIVSGKRLFKRVFWSFGSCINGFAYCKPIVQVDGTWLYGKYTGTLSIATAQDGANHIFPIAYAIVEGETTSAGGFFLKNLRRHVTPQINISLISDRHPSIISAYNNPSNLWVQDTSHFFCLRHIAQNFLRGNSNCKHLKKPLMLAGYAYTEKMHWRHLGDIRANKSSAAEWLDQLPKQKWIQCFDEGKRWGHMTTNLSESVNFMFKNTRHLPVSSLVEETYFKTAQLFANRGRQTQAMINSGSQYSEVVFDAINSGQQESNTHIVNEFDRHNHTFIITETQSLLETPRPPGRFRVMLQSQKCDCGEFQAKHLPCSHVMAACKSVNVDPMTYVSMIFTLQHILHIYDNSFGLLPHESMWQEYEGDQWGPDPRRKRTAKGHPVSTRIPTEMDEDENERASRKKCGLCRQHGHSRNNCPNVSSS; this is encoded by the exons atggatgattttactgagGATGAGGATCAACAGTTCTTTGATCACATCAATCAGCAAAGCGATGACCAAAGTGATGACCAAACCGATGACGAGGGTATTGGCAGACCAACGACACCTTCGTCACCTCCGTTGCAATATCAACAACCTAGGTGTCTAGTAGACTTGAACTTTGACCACCTACCACACTATATTGATCGACACCATTTTGTTCATCAGCAACACAATGTACAACCACCAGTCGGTGTACTTAAGGTTGGCATGACCTTCGATGACAAAACACAATGTATTCGAGCAATCAAAGAATACAACATcagaaatcattttgattgCAGAACAATTTACTCTGACCAAAGAAGGCTAAACTTCGTCTGCAAGTTACATGAAAATGGTTGTACATGGAGCTTGGGCGCATGCAATTCAAAGAGGCATAACAAATGGATTATCAAGAGTATCAGAGGTCATCACACTTGTCTCGTGCCGATGCTCAGACAAGATCATCGCCAACTTGACAAACACGTCATAACACAGATCATTCAACCAATTGTCAAAACAAACCCAACTGTCTCCATCAAGACGTTGATTGCAGAAATTAAAACGTTCATGAATTATACCCCATCCTACAAGAAGACATGGTTAGCAAAGCAAAAAGCATTGGAGATGATTCATGGAAACTGGGAAGAATCATATGCCAAACTTCCAAAACTTTTCGGAGCTTTGCAATCTTGTGTTCCCGGGACTGTGGTCGCTGCTCAAACAGAATCCTTGTATGAGGGGGGAGAAATAGTATCGGGCAAAAGATTGTTTAAACGTGTCTTTTGGTCATTTGGTTCATGCATTAATGGTTTTGCATATTGCAAACCCATTgtacaagtagatggtacatgGCTTTACGGAAAGTATACTGGTACACTGTCGATAGCTACCGCACAAGATGGAGCTAACCATATCTTCCCGATTGCCTATGCCATTGTAGAAGGGGAGACAACTTCAGCTGGGGGGTTTTTTCTAAAGAATTTGAGAAGACATGTTACTCCGCaaattaacatttctcttaTTTCAGACCGACACCCCTCAATTATAAGTgcctacaacaacccaagtaactTATGGGTCCAGGACACATCCCATTTCTTTTGCCTGCGCCACATTGCACAAAACTTTCTTCGTGGTAACTCAAACTGCAAACATTTAAAGAAACCACTTATGTTGGCTG GGTACGCATACACGGAGAAGATGCACTGGCGACATCTTGGGGATATTCGTGCGAATAAGTCAAGTGCAGCTGAATGGCTTGATCAATTACCCAAACAAAAATGGATACAATGCTTTGATGAGGGGAAACGTTGGGGACATATGACTACCAATTTGTCGGAGTCTGTTAATTTCATGTTCAAAAACACAAGACATTTGCCGGTGTCATCGTTGGTTGAGGAGACCTATTTCAAGACCGCACAACTCTTTGCTAATAGAGGTCGACAAACTCAGGCAATGATCAACTCCGGCTCACAGTATTCTGAAGTCGTCTTCGATGCAATCAATAGTGGTCAACAAGAATCTAATACACACATTGTAAATGAATTCGACAGACACAATCACACTTTTATTATAACAGAGACTCAATCCCTACTTGAAACACCCAGACCACCTGGAAGGTTTAGAGTAATGTTACAATCCCAAAAGTGTGATTGTGGTGAATTTCAGGCTAAACATTTACCGTGTTCTCACGTCATGGCTGCCTGTAAATCTGTCAATGTTGATCCCATGACCTATGTGTCGATGATATTCACTTTACAACACATTTTGCACATATACGACAACTCCTTTGGTCTATTGCCACACGAATCAATGTGGCAAGAATATGAAGGAGATCAGTGGGGTCCTGATCCAAGGAGAAAAAGGACTGCAAAGGGTCATCCCGTTTCAACTCGCATTCCTACCGAGATGGACGAAGACGAAAATGAACGAGcaagtagaaaaaaatgtggACTTTGCCGGCAACATGGTCATAGCAGAAATAATTGTCCTAATGTATCCTCATCTTAG